The Glycine soja cultivar W05 chromosome 6, ASM419377v2, whole genome shotgun sequence genome has a window encoding:
- the LOC114416532 gene encoding organic cation/carnitine transporter 3-like encodes MADSTPLLSQPDSSSSPDTQKPQPPPPPRNQQHPSLGSTVELCIGEFNWSQFLQSILVSLAWIFDAQQTFISVFTDAPPAWRCTEQAGNACKTANTNTVCNLPEGSWAWDGPTQASMVSDWGLECANSSITGLPASMFFAGCLLGGFLLASLADSSLGRKNMLFFSCLVMAITSFLVTFSPNVSIYSALKFLCGFARATIGTSALVLASELVGRRWRAQISVIGFFCFTIGFLSLPAMAYINRSSSWRNLYLWTSISTMLYCILVKLFVTESPRWLLVRGKTEEAVETLKCITSITQSNLNLAINNMSHEEETWNVDIFSALKILLQNKWSSRRLSSIMAMGIGIGLVYYGMPLGLQNLSFNLYLSVIFNALSELPSALIVLFFIDKFNRRITLLLFTILSGLFSVMSTVQVSKSSSSWNNNVQIVFELVSFFSACTSFNVYLIYTTELFPTCVRNSALSMARLAVVLGGMFSPLLVSAGRGNKFLCYGVFGLVIGFSGVFGIFLPETKGRAFCDSMDEEENKEKNMACGMLLA; translated from the exons ATGGCAGACTCCACCCCTCTCCTCTCCCAACCCGACTCATCATCATCTCCGGACACACAAAAaccacaaccaccaccaccgccacgAAACCAACAGCATCCCTCTCTGGGGTCCACAGTCGAACTCTGCATAGGCGAGTTCAACTGGTCCCAGTTCCTCCAGTCGATCCTCGTCTCCCTCGCGTGGATCTTTGACGCCCAGCAGACCTTCATCAGCGTCTTCACCGACGCCCCGCCGGCGTGGCGCTGCACCGAGCAGGCCGGCAATGCATGCAAGACTGCCAACACCAACACAGTCTGCAACCTCCCAGAAGGCTCGTGGGCCTGGGACGGGCCCACACAGGCCTCCATGGTGTCGGACTGGGGCCTGGAGTGCGCCAACTCCTCCATCACGGGCCTTCCCGCTTCGATGTTCTTCGCTGGCTGTTTGCTTGGCGGCTTCCTGCTGGCCTCGCTGGCTGATTCGTCGCTCGGCCGCAAGAACATGCTGTTCTTCTCCTGCCTCGTCATGGCCATCACTTCCTTTCTCGTCACTTTTTCGCCCAACGTCTCCATCTATTCTGCCCTCAAGTTTCTCTGTGGCTTTGCTCGTGCTACCATTGGGACCTCCGCGCTTGTGCTGGCCTCGGAGCTCGTTGGGAGACGGTGGCGCGCCCAGATTAGCGTCATTGGCTTCTTTTGTTTTACTATAG GGTTCTTGTCCCTGCCAGCCATGGCTTACATAAACAGAAGTTCTTCATGGAGGAACCTTTATCTCTGGACATCCATCTCAACCATGCTCTACTGCATCCTTGTGAAGTTGTTCGTTACGGAGTCCCCAAGATGGCTTCTAGTgcgaggaaaaacagaagaagcCGTGGAAACACTAAAGTGCATCACATCAATCACCCAAAGCAACCTCAATTTGGCCATTAATAACATGTCCCACGAGGAAGAAACATGGAACGTGGACATCTTCTCAGCCCTCAAAATCTTGCTACAAAATAAATGGTCTTCGAGAAGGTTATCATCAATTATGGCAATGGGAATAGGCATTGGATTGGTGTATTATGGCATGCCACTAGGGCTCCAAAACCTCTCCTTCAACCTCTACTTGAGTGTCATATTCAACGCCTTATCCGAGTTACCATCAGCATTGATTGTGTTATTCTTCATAGACAAGTTCAACAGGAGAATCACACTCCTCCTCTTCACTATTTTAAGTGGTCTTTTCAGCGTGATGTCAACCGTGCAAGTGAgtaaatcatcatcatcatggaaCAACAACGTGCAAATAGTGTTTGAGTTAGTTTCGTTCTTTAGCGCTTGTACTTCGTTCAACGTGTACCTAATTTATACCACAGAGTTGTTCCCGACGTGTGTGAGGAACTCGGCGCTGTCGATGGCGAGGCTCGCGGTGGTGCTCGGTGGCATGTTCAGCCCGCTGCTGGTGAGTGCCGGAAGAGGGAACAAGTTTTTGTGTTATGGGGTTTTTGGGTTGGTGATAGGGTTTAGTGGGGTCTTTGGAATATTCTTGCCCGAGACAAAAGGGAGGGCATTCTGTGATTCAATggatgaagaagaaaacaaagagaaaaacatggcTTGTGGCATGTTGTTGGCTTGA